One region of Citrus sinensis cultivar Valencia sweet orange chromosome 6, DVS_A1.0, whole genome shotgun sequence genomic DNA includes:
- the LOC102617102 gene encoding plasma membrane ATPase 1-like yields MDSKAETMEAVLKEAVDLENVPMEEVFETLRCNKEGLSTEAAEERLTIFGYNKLEEKQESKILKFLGFMWNPLSWVMEAAAIMAIALANGGGKPPDWQDFVGIITLLLINSTISFIEENNAGNAAAALMASLAPKSKVLRDGKWMEEDAAILVPGDIISVKLGDIIPADARLLEGDPLKIDQSALTGESLPVTKGPGDSVYSGSTCKQGEIEAVVIATGVHTFFGKAAHLVDSTNQQGHFQKVLTAIGNFCICSIAVGMIVEIIVMYPIQHRKYRPGIDNLLVLLIGGIPIAMPTVLSVTMAIGSHRLSLQGAITKRMTAIEEMAGMDVLCSDKTGTLTLNKLSVDKNLIEIFAKGVDADAVVLMAARASRVENQDAIDAAIVGMLADPKEARANIQEVHFLPFNPTDKRTALTYIDSEGKMHRVSKGAPEQILNLVLNKSEIERRVHAIIDKFAERGLRSLAVAYQEVPDGRKESSGGPWQFIGLMPLFDPPRHDSAETIRRALNLGVNVKMITGDQLAIAKETGRRLGMGTNMYPSSALLGQNKDESIVALPVDELIEKADGFAGVFPEHKYEIVKRLQARKHICGMTGDGVNDAPALKKADIGIAVADATDAARSASDIVLTEPGLSVIISAVLTSRAIFQRMKNYTIYAVSITIRIVLGFMLLALIWQFDFPPFMVLIIAILNDGTIMTISKDRVKPSPLPDSWKLAEIFTTGVILGGYLAMMTVIFFWAAYRTDFFPRTFGVSSLHEKDIDDWKKLASAIYLQVSTISQALIFVTRARSWSFVDRPGLLLVLAFAVAQLIATLIAVYANWSFAEIEGVGWGWAGVVWLYNLIFYIPLDFIKFFIRYALSGKAWDLVIEQRIAFTRKKDFGKEERELKWAHAQRTLHGLHAPDTKMFSEHNKFTELNQMAEEAKRRAEIARLRELSTLKGHVESVVRLKGLDIDTIQQSYTV; encoded by the exons ATGGATAGCAAGGCTGAAACTATGGAGGCAGTGTTGAAGGAAGCTGTAGATTTG GAAAACGTGCCTATGGAAGAGGTTTTTGAGACTTTGAGGTGCAATAAAGAGGGTCTTTCCACCGAGGCTGCTGAGGAGAGGCTGACCATTTTTGGCTATAACAAACTTGAGGAGAAACAG gaaagtaaaattttgaagtttttggGGTTTATGTGGAACCCTCTCTCATGGGTTATGGAAGCTGCAGCTATCATGGCTATTGCACTTGCCAATGGAGGA GGTAAACCTCCTGACTGGCAAGATTTTGTTGGTATCATAACCCTGCTTCTTATCAACTCAACAATCAGTTTCATAGAGGAGAACAATGCGGGTAATGCTGCTGCAGCTCTCATGGCTAGTCTTGCTCCTAAATCTAAG GTCCTTCGAGATGGGAAATGGATGGAGGAGGATGCAGCCATTCTTGTTCCTGGTGATATCATCAGTGTTAAGCTTGGTGACATTATTCCTGCAGATGCTCGTCTCCTTGAAGGTGATCCATTGAAAATTGATCAG TCTGCTCTCACAGGAGAGTCTCTTCCTGTGACAAAGGGTCCCGGTGACAGTGTATATTCAGGCTCTACGTGCAAACAGGGGGAGATTGAAGCTGTGGTTATTGCCACCGGTGTTCATACCTTCTTTGGCAAAGCTGCTCACCTTGTGGATTCCACGAATCAACAAGGCCACTTTCAAAAG GTGTTAACTGCTATTGGGAATTTCTGTATATGTTCAATTGCGGTGGGGATGATAGTAGAGATCATTGTCATGTACCCGATTCAGCACAGGAAATACCGCCCGGGAATTGATAATTTACTTGTGCTCCTGATTGGAGGAATTCCCATTGCCATGCCTACAGTTTTATCAGTGACAATGGCAATTGGTTCCCATCGCTTGTCGCTGCAG GGAGCCATCACAAAGAGAATGACAGCAATAGAAGAAATGGCAGGCATGGATGTACTTTGTAGTGACAAAACTGGAACTCTAACTTTGAACAAACTATCTGTTGACAAGAATCTAATTGAG ATCTTTGCTAAAGGAGTAGATGCAGACGCTGTTGTTCTGATGGCAGCTCGAGCCTCCCGAGTGGAAAACCAGGATGCAATAGATGCTGCTATTGTGGGAATGCTGGCTGATCCCAAGGAG GCACGGGCTAATATCCAGGAAGTTCACTTCCTACCATTTAACCCAACAGATAAGCGAACAGCCCTCACATATATTGACAGTGAAGGAAAAATGCATCGGGTCAGCAAAGGTGCTCCGGAGCAG ATTTTAAATCTTGTGCTCAACAAATCAGAGATAGAACGCAGAGTTCATGCCATAATCGATAAGTTTGCAGAGCGAGGATTACGCTCTCTTGCAGTTGCATACCAG GAAGTTCCTGATGGAAGAAAGGAGAGCTCAGGAGGCCCATGGCAATTTATTGGACTAATGCCTTTGTTTGATCCACCTAGACATGATAGTGCAGAAACAATACGAAGGGCATTAAATCTTGGGGTGAATGTGAAAATGATCACAG GTGATCAACTTGCAATTGCAAAGGAAACGGGACGTCGTCTTGGAATGGGAACCAACATGTATCCTTCATCAGCCTTATTGGGACAGAACAAGGATGAGTCAATAGTCGCTTTGCCAGTTGATGAGCTGATCGAGAAGGCTGATGGGTTTGCGGGTGTTTTCCCTG AACACAAATATGAAATTGTGAAACGTTTGCAAGCTAGGAAACATATATGTGGAATGACTGGTGATGGAGTCAATGATGCTCCTGCTCTTAAGAAAGCAGACATTGGCATAGCTGTTGCTGATGCAACTGATGCTGCTCGTAGTGCCTCAGACATTGTCTTGACGGAACCTGGCCTTAGTGTTATCATTAGTGCTGTTCTAACTAGTCGGGCAATATTCCAGAGGATGAAAAATTACACG ATATATGCAGTATCTATTACCATCCGTATTGTG CTTGGTTTCATGCTGCTGGCTCTCATTTGGCAGTTTGACTTCCCACCCTTCATGGTGCTGATAATTGCTATTCTTAATGATG GTACCATTATGACAATATCGAAAGATAGAGTGAAACCATCTCCTCTGCCAGACAGCTGGAAATTGGCTGAGATCTTTACAACTGGAGTCATTCTTGGTGGTTATTTAGCAATGATGACAGTGATTTTCTTCTGGGCTGCGTACCGGACAGATTTCTTCCCA CGTACATTTGGTGTTTCGAGTCTTCATGAAAAGGATATAGATGACTGGAAAAAGCTTGCCTCAGCAATATACCTGCAAGTGAGTACCATTAGTCAGGCCCTCATATTCGTGACCCGTGCTAGGAGTTGGTCTTTTGTTGACCGTCCTGGCCTGTTACTTGTTCTGGCTTTCGCTGTTGCTCAGCTG ATTGCTACTCTGATTGCTGTCTATGCGAACTGGAGCTTTGCTGAAATTGAAGGAGTTGGATGGGGTTGGGCTGGTGTGGTCTGGCTTTACAATCTCATCTTCTACATCCCActtgattttattaagttCTTCATCCGATATGCTTTGAGCGGGAAGGCGTGGGATCTTGTCATTGAGCAAAGG ATTGCCTTCACAAGGAAGAAGGATTTTGGTAAAGAAGAACGTGAGCTTAAATGGGCACATGCACAGAGAACCCTCCACGGGTTACACGCACCTGATACAAAGATGTTCAGTGAACACAACAAGTTCACAGAACTCAACCAGATGGCTGAAGAGGCAAAACGAAGAGCTGAGATTGCAAG ATTGAGAGAACTGAGTACTCTGAAAGGGCATGTTGAATCAGTGGTTAGGCTGAAAGGTCTGGATATCGACACGATTCAGCAATCTTATACCGTCTGA
- the LOC102616803 gene encoding thioredoxin H2 has product MGGILSNIFGAGGFDGQDSPHSESATNVMSFHSSARWQLHFDSCKTSSQLMVIDFAASWCGPCKIMEPELRKMASTYSDVQFVKIDVDELSDVAQEFQVQAMPTFVLVKGGKEVERVIGARKDELLKKIEKHRAQQWQTDRLP; this is encoded by the exons ATGGGGGGTAttctttcaaacatttttGGGGCCGGAGGATTCGACGGCCAAGATTCACCCCACTCAGAATCTGCTACCAACGTTATGTCGTTTCACTCGTCCGCCAGATGGCAGCTCCATTTCGATTCCTGCAAAACTTCTTCCCAATTG ATGGTGATAGATTTTGCGGCGTCGTGGTGTGGGCCCTGCAAGATCATGGAACCGGAACTGCGTAAGATGGCTTCGACCTACTCCGATGTCCAATTCGTCAAGATTGATGTTGATGAGTTGTCT GATGTGGCGCAAGAGTTTCAGGTGCAGGCAATGCCTACGTTTGTGTTGGTGAAGGGAGGGAAGGAAGTTGAGAGGGTGATTGGTGCTCGAAAGGATGAgcttttgaagaaaattgagAAACACAGAGCTCAGCAGTGGCAGACAGACCGGCTGCCATAA
- the LOC107177580 gene encoding probable polygalacturonase At2g43860, with product MQGLVVANSNNVHIDDLTFEDSPQMHIAFERSTNIEATNLTIIAPGNSPNTDGIHIQHSSNVSIAHSIISTGDDCVSIGDGSSHLNITNIFCGPGHGISIGSLGMKGRNEKVEFVHVNNVSFTETQNGVRIKTWQGGKGYARHIVFENIIFQGSHNPIVIDQYYCPHKHCKNKTLAVKISDVTYNHILGTSNGETAVAFSCSTSTPCKNIIMKDIHLGHVKHEKKTSSYCSNVRGTADPGVFPKVSCLQVDENV from the exons ATGCAGGGTCTAGTCGTAGCAAATTCCAACAATGTGCATATTGATGACCTAACCTTTGAGGACAGCCCACAAATGCACATTGCTTTTGAAAGATCGACCAACATTGAAGCCACCAATCTCACCATCATTGCCCCTGGCAACAGTCCCAACACCGATGGAATTCACATCCAACATTCCTCAAATGTCTCCATTGCTCACTCCATCATCAGTACCGGCGATGACTGCGTTTCGATCGGCGACGGTTCTTCCCATCTTAAcatcacaaatattttttgtggCCCTGGGCATGGGATTAG CATTGGGAGCTTGGGTATGAAGGGAAGGAACGAGAAGGTTGAATTTGTTCATGTAAACAATGTTTCATTTACAGAAACACAAAATGGAGTTAGAATCAAGACATGGcag GGAGGGAAAGGATACGCAAGACACATAGTATTTGAAAACATAATATTTCAGGGTTCACATAATCCAATCGTTATCGATCAATATTATTGCCCTCATAAACATTGCAAAAACAAG ACGTTAGCAGTGAAAATCAGTGATGTCACATATAATCATATTCTCGGGACATCAAACGGAGAAACTGCAGTGGCATTTTCATGTAGCACATCAACGCCAtgcaagaatattattatgaaGGACATACATTTAGGGCAcgttaaacatgaaaagaaGACATCATCATATTGTTCAAATGTGAGAGGAACTGCAGATCCCGGAGTCTTCCCAAAAGTTTCTTGTTTACAAGTAGATGAGAATGTGTGA
- the LOC102616507 gene encoding uncharacterized protein LOC102616507 isoform X2, whose amino-acid sequence MEEVLTNPKAGFYINRDVFGAEGDFITSPEVSQMFGEMVGVWAMCLWEQMGQPNRVNLVELGPGRGTLMADLLRGASKFKNFTESLHIHLVECSPTLQKLQHHNLKCMDENNANDNVEERTISSLAGTPVSWHAALEQVPSGFPTIIVAHEFYDALPVHQFQKTTRGWCEKLVDIAEDSSFRFVLSPQPTPATLFLLQRCKWAADKELEKLEHVEVCAKAMELTGAMAKRIGSDGGGALIIDYGLNGVVTDSLQAIRKHKFVDLFDNPGSADLSAYVDFASIRHSAEEASERVSVHGPMTQSQFLGSLGINFRVESLLQNCTEEQAESLRTGYWSLVGEGEAPFWEGPDEQAPIGMGTRYLAMAIVNKNQGVPVPFE is encoded by the exons ATGGAGGAAGTTTTGACAAACCCAAAAGCTGGTTTCTATATCAATCGTGATGTGTTTGGAGCAGAAGGTGATTTTATAACCTCCCCGGAAGTAAGCCAGATGTTTGGCGAG ATGGTTGGTGTATGGGCCATGTGTCTATGGGAGCAAATGGGACAGCCAAACAGAGTGAACCTGGTTGAGTTAGGTCCAGGGAGAGGAACTCTCATGGCTGATCTTCTTCGT GGTGCATCAAAGTTTAAGAACTTTACTGAGTCATTGCACATACACTTGGTAGAATGTAGTCCAACGTTACAGAAGCTTCAGCACCACAACTTGAAATGTATGGATGAAAATAATGCCAATGATAATGTCGAAGAAAGGACTATTAGCTCATTAGCTGGAACACCTGTATCATGGCATGCTGCGTTGGAGCAGGTTCCATCAGGAT TCCCAACAATCATTGTTGCCCATGAGTTTTATGATGCTCTTCCGGTTCATCAATTTCAG AAGACTACTCGTGGCTGGTGTGAAAAATTGGTTGATATTGCCGAAGATTCATC GTTTCGTTTTGTTCTCTCTCCGCAGCCTACACCAGCAACTCTCTTTCTGTTGCAGCGCTGCAAGTGGGCTGCAGATAAAGAATTGGAGAAGCTTGAGCACGTTGAGGTTTGTGCAAAAGCGATGGAGTTGACTGGTGCTATGGCAAAGAGAATAGGTTCTGACGGAGGTGGGGCTCTTATAATTGATTATGGCCTGAATGGAGTAGTCACAGATAGTCTGCAG gCAATTCGGAAACATAAATTTGTGGACTTATTTGATAATCCTGGGTCTGCTGATCTCAGTGCATATGTTGATTTTGCTTCCATCAGGCATTCTGCGGAGGAAGCTTCAG AAAGAGTGTCTGTCCATGGGCCAATGACTCAGTCTCAGTTTCTTGGTTCTCTTGGAATAAACTTCAGAGTTGAATCACTACTCCAGAACTGCACAGAAGAACAGGCCGAGTCTCTGAGGACAGGATACTGGAGTCTAGTTGGTGAAGGTGAAGCACCCTTCTGGGAGGGACCTGATGAACAGGCACCTATTGGTATGGGCACCCGATATTTGGCAATGGCTATTGTGAACAAGAATCAAGGTGTTCCAGTTCCATTTGAATGA
- the LOC102616507 gene encoding uncharacterized protein LOC102616507 isoform X1, with the protein MQLRKLSLQPSSPLRVLSSKYPFPLLQKWSRFSSSSSSESQIPNSHSVEPLDDNRSEHASTAISIDRSGLYNPPEHSHERKLESELVKHLKGIIKFRGGPISVAEYMEEVLTNPKAGFYINRDVFGAEGDFITSPEVSQMFGEMVGVWAMCLWEQMGQPNRVNLVELGPGRGTLMADLLRGASKFKNFTESLHIHLVECSPTLQKLQHHNLKCMDENNANDNVEERTISSLAGTPVSWHAALEQVPSGFPTIIVAHEFYDALPVHQFQKTTRGWCEKLVDIAEDSSFRFVLSPQPTPATLFLLQRCKWAADKELEKLEHVEVCAKAMELTGAMAKRIGSDGGGALIIDYGLNGVVTDSLQAIRKHKFVDLFDNPGSADLSAYVDFASIRHSAEEASERVSVHGPMTQSQFLGSLGINFRVESLLQNCTEEQAESLRTGYWSLVGEGEAPFWEGPDEQAPIGMGTRYLAMAIVNKNQGVPVPFE; encoded by the exons ATGCAGCTGAGAAAGCTCTCACTACAGCCTTCCAGTCCTCTTCGTGTCCTCTCATCAAAATACCCGTTCCCTTTGCTTCAAAAATGGTCTCgattctcttcttcttcttcttcagagTCTCAAATCCCAAACAGTCATTCCGTCGAACCGTTAGATGACAATCGGAGTGAACACGCTTCCACCGCCATTTCCATTGACCGCTCTGGCCTCTACAATCCTCCTG AACATTCACATGAGCGGAAGTTGGAGTCTGAGCTTGTTAAGCATCTTAAAGGGATCATTAAG TTCCGCGGTGGGCCAATCTCAGTTGCAGAGTATATGGAGGAAGTTTTGACAAACCCAAAAGCTGGTTTCTATATCAATCGTGATGTGTTTGGAGCAGAAGGTGATTTTATAACCTCCCCGGAAGTAAGCCAGATGTTTGGCGAG ATGGTTGGTGTATGGGCCATGTGTCTATGGGAGCAAATGGGACAGCCAAACAGAGTGAACCTGGTTGAGTTAGGTCCAGGGAGAGGAACTCTCATGGCTGATCTTCTTCGT GGTGCATCAAAGTTTAAGAACTTTACTGAGTCATTGCACATACACTTGGTAGAATGTAGTCCAACGTTACAGAAGCTTCAGCACCACAACTTGAAATGTATGGATGAAAATAATGCCAATGATAATGTCGAAGAAAGGACTATTAGCTCATTAGCTGGAACACCTGTATCATGGCATGCTGCGTTGGAGCAGGTTCCATCAGGAT TCCCAACAATCATTGTTGCCCATGAGTTTTATGATGCTCTTCCGGTTCATCAATTTCAG AAGACTACTCGTGGCTGGTGTGAAAAATTGGTTGATATTGCCGAAGATTCATC GTTTCGTTTTGTTCTCTCTCCGCAGCCTACACCAGCAACTCTCTTTCTGTTGCAGCGCTGCAAGTGGGCTGCAGATAAAGAATTGGAGAAGCTTGAGCACGTTGAGGTTTGTGCAAAAGCGATGGAGTTGACTGGTGCTATGGCAAAGAGAATAGGTTCTGACGGAGGTGGGGCTCTTATAATTGATTATGGCCTGAATGGAGTAGTCACAGATAGTCTGCAG gCAATTCGGAAACATAAATTTGTGGACTTATTTGATAATCCTGGGTCTGCTGATCTCAGTGCATATGTTGATTTTGCTTCCATCAGGCATTCTGCGGAGGAAGCTTCAG AAAGAGTGTCTGTCCATGGGCCAATGACTCAGTCTCAGTTTCTTGGTTCTCTTGGAATAAACTTCAGAGTTGAATCACTACTCCAGAACTGCACAGAAGAACAGGCCGAGTCTCTGAGGACAGGATACTGGAGTCTAGTTGGTGAAGGTGAAGCACCCTTCTGGGAGGGACCTGATGAACAGGCACCTATTGGTATGGGCACCCGATATTTGGCAATGGCTATTGTGAACAAGAATCAAGGTGTTCCAGTTCCATTTGAATGA